A window of the Microbulbifer aggregans genome harbors these coding sequences:
- a CDS encoding N-acetylmannosamine-6-phosphate 2-epimerase has translation MTARTEALDALDRRVQNGLIVSCQPVDNGPMDNDETVMRLASAAIAGGADGLRIEGAPRVARVREALPQALIIGIVKRDLPDSPVRITPFLSDVEALALAGADIIAVDATARPRPAPLNALVDAIHGHGRVAMADCSCMADAANAYRLGADIVGSTLSGYTGGPVPAEPDFELLQLLAQSYPRVMAEGRFNTPQDCAKARQLGAWAVTVGTAITRTEVVTQWFAEATSAPLLQKAQAVASEHS, from the coding sequence ATGACAGCACGCACGGAAGCTCTGGACGCACTGGATAGAAGGGTGCAAAACGGCCTGATCGTCTCCTGCCAGCCGGTGGACAACGGTCCCATGGATAACGACGAAACCGTGATGCGGCTGGCTAGCGCGGCCATCGCTGGAGGAGCCGATGGTCTGCGTATCGAAGGCGCCCCCCGCGTGGCCCGGGTGCGGGAGGCACTGCCACAGGCGCTGATTATCGGCATCGTGAAGCGGGATTTGCCGGACAGCCCGGTGCGCATCACCCCTTTTCTCTCTGATGTCGAAGCGCTGGCTCTGGCCGGGGCAGACATCATCGCCGTGGATGCTACCGCCCGCCCAAGGCCTGCACCTCTCAACGCACTAGTCGATGCGATTCATGGTCACGGCAGGGTCGCGATGGCGGACTGCAGTTGCATGGCCGATGCGGCGAACGCTTACCGCCTCGGTGCCGACATTGTCGGTTCGACGCTGTCCGGCTATACCGGCGGCCCTGTGCCAGCCGAGCCGGATTTCGAACTCCTCCAGCTGCTGGCACAGAGCTATCCGCGGGTCATGGCCGAGGGTCGTTTCAACACCCCGCAAGACTGCGCTAAAGCGCGACAACTGGGCGCCTGGGCTGTCACCGTCGGCACGGCGATCACTCGTACCGAGGTGGTAACTCAGTGGTTTGCCGAAGCCACTTCAGCTCCCCTCCTGCAGAAAGCACAAGCGGTAGCGAGTGAACACTCCTAG